In Phyllopteryx taeniolatus isolate TA_2022b chromosome 8, UOR_Ptae_1.2, whole genome shotgun sequence, one genomic interval encodes:
- the fzd9b gene encoding frizzled-9b has translation MSMDGCPLKVAIFLWCMLVISGSSFEIGSYELERGRPAKCEPITIPMCEGIGYNLTRMPNFMDHDDQKEATIKLNEFAPLVAYGCDVHLRFFLCSLYAPMCTDKVSTSIPACRPMCEQARERCAPIMKKFSYTWPDSLDCSKLPTRNDPNALCMEAPENETRTEGKKGEGMLPVPPRPRQAGASGGRSPGGGGSCENPDKYQFVEKSQSCAPRCSPAVDVFWSRRDKDFAFIWMTVWSILCFVSTAFTVLTFLLEPHRFQYPERPIIFLSMCYNVYSVAFIIRSVAGAENIACDREHGELYIIQEGLESTGCTIVFLILYYFGMASSIWWVILTLTWFLAAGKKWGHEAIEAHSNYFHMAAWGIPALKTIVILTMRKVAGDELTGLCYVGSMDSGALTGFVLIPLSCYLVIGTSFILTGFVALFHIRKVMKTEGTNTEKLEKLMVKIGIYSILYTVPATCVIVCYFYERLNMDYWKLRGLQAACGSFNGHGGDCSLQTSVPTVALFMLKIFMSLVVGITSGVWVWSSKTLQTWQGLCSRKLADRTSGRKPCSGVSCSSTHCHYKSPAAVLHMAMHADSPTHV, from the coding sequence ATGAGCATGGATGGTTGTCCGCTGAAGGTGGCGATTTTCCTGTGGTGCATGCTGGTGATTTCTGGCTCCAGCTTCGAGATCGGCTCGTACGAGCTGGAACGAGGAAGACCGGCCAAGTGCGAGCCCATCACCATCCCCATGTGCGAGGGCATCGGCTACAACCTGACGCGCATGCCCAACTTCATGGACCACGACGACCAGAAGGAGGCTACCATCAAGCTGAACGAGTTTGCCCCTCTGGTAGCTTACGGCTGTGACGTGCACCTCCGCTTCTTTCTGTGCTCCCTCTACGCACCCATGTGCACTGACAAAGTATCCACCTCCATCCCTGCCTGCAGACCAATGTGCGAGCAGGCGCGGGAGAGGTGCGCCCCCATCATGAAAAAGTTCAGCTACACCTGGCCCGACTCGCTAGACTGCTCCAAGCTGCCCACCAGGAACGACCCCAACGCCCTGTGCATGGAGGCCCCCGAGAACGAGACCAGAACTGAGGGCAAGAAAGGTGAGGGCATGCTCCCCGTGCCCCCTCGCCCCCGACAGGCAGGCGCAAGCGGCGGGCGCTCCCCCGGCGGTGGCGGCTCCTGCGAGAACCCCGATAAGTACCAGTTTGTTGAGAAGAGTCAGTCGTGTGCGCCGCGCTGTTCACCTGCCGTGGATGTGTTCTGGTCCCGGCGGGACAAAGACTTTGCCTTCATTTGGATGACCGTGTGGTCCATCTTGTGCTTTGTGTCCACCGCTTTCACCGTGCTCACCTTCCTCCTGGAGCCGCACCGCTTCCAGTACCCGGAGAGGCCCATCATCTTCCTCTCCATGTGCTACAACGTCTACTCCGTGGCTTTCATCATCCGCTCCGTGGCGGGCGCCGAGAACATCGCCTGCGACCGGGAGCACGGCGAGCTGTACATCATCCAGGAAGGGCTGGAGTCCACAGGCTGCACCATCGTCTTCCTCATCCTCTACTACTTCGGCATGGCCTCCTCCATCTGGTGGGTCATCCTCACCCTCACCTGGTTTCTGGCCGCAGGGAAGAAGTGGGGTCACGAGGCCATTGAAGCACACAGCAACTACTTTCACATGGCAGCGTGGGGCATCCCAGCGTTAAAGACCATTGTCATCCTCACCATGAGGAAGGTGGCCGGAGACGAGCTGACCGGCTTGTGCTATGTCGGCAGCATGGACTCGGGGGCGCTCACCGGATTCGTCCTCATCCCCCTCTCGTGTTACCTGGTCATCGGCACGTCCTTCATCCTCACCGGCTTCGTGGCGCTCTTCCACATACGCAAGGTGATGAAAACCGAGGGCACCAACACAGAGAAGTTGGAGAAGCTCATGGTGAAAATCGGCATCTACTCCATCCTCTACACGGTGCCCGCCACGTGCGTCATTGTCTGCTATTTCTACGAGAGGCTCAACATGGACTACTGGAAGCTGAGAGGCCTGCAGGCCGCATGCGGCTCCTTCAACGGCCACGGCGGCGACTGCTCCCTGCAGACGTCCGTGCCCACCGTGGCCCTCTTCATGCTGAAGATCTTCATGTCTCTGGTGGTGGGCATCACCAGCGGCGTGTGGGTGTGGAGCTCCAAGACCTTGCAGACGTGGCAGGGCCTGTGCAGCAGAAAGCTGGCGGACAGGACTAGCGGCAGGAAGCCGTGCAGTGGGGTCAGCTGCAGCAGCACCCATTGCCATTACAAATCGCCCGCCGCGGTTCTGCACATGGCCATGCACGCAGACAGTCCCACTCATGTCTGA